GGATGGTCCAGGCCCGGTGGGGCGTTTGCAGCGTATGCTGCCCTCACCATTATTTCCAAGGAGGAAACGAATTATGACGACCGAAACTGCATTGCTGACGCTGGATACCCTCGCCAACTACCTCAAGGAGCGCGATGTTCAGCTGGAAATGGATCAGAACCCCGAAACCGGCCAACGCTTTATTCGCATGGGTTGGCGCTTTGAAATGGGCGACGCCGCTGTGTTGGTCTCTGTGAATGATGGCCCCCAGAACACCAGCCGTCTGGAAATCACCTGCGTGACCCAGAAGACCTACGAAGGTCGCATGCAGGAAGTCATGGAAATGCTGAACCTGCGTAACCGCGAGCGGGCCTTTAGCCGCAGCATCGACCAGCAGGGCAACGTCTGGCTGGAGTATGTGGGCTTCTACCCCACCCTGGCCGAGATGCCCCAGGAAACCTTCGATACCCTGTTTGGTGGCGTTCTGATGCACTTCCAGGATGATTACGCCGCGCTGGAGGGCGTGCAGCTACAACCTCAGCAGCCTCAGGCCTAAGGACTCATTTTTCTCATTTTTGCGGCCGCAGGGCCGCTTTTTTTGATTTGTATATTGTTCTCTATTAATTCTTCCTCTATTTTGTAAATCGCGTAGTACAAATTTGAGACTATTCGATACTGAAGGGCTCTCCAGTCACTTTAGCGGCGCTGCCGGAGGGCTTCGTACAGTACGACGGCGGCAGCGGTAGAGACATTCAGACTGTCTGCCTGGCCGCGCATGGGGATCGAAACGGCGTATTCAGTTGCTCGCCACTCAGCAGGCAGACCGGCATGCTCGGTTCCCAGCAGCAGAGCCACCCGTCCAGTCAAATCAGCGTCCCAGAGGGTCTGCGGCGCATCTGGGGTGCAGGCCACCAAACGGAACCCCTCCTCTTCCAGCCAGGTCCACGCCTCCGCTTCTTCAGCCTGCACCAAGGGCACATTGAAGACACTGCCCTGCGAAGCCCGGATCACGTTGGGGCCAAATACATCTGCGCCCCGTCCCAGAACCAGCACGCCATCTGCACCCACACCGTCGACTGTCCGCAGAATAGCCCCGACATTTCCCGGTTTTTCCAGGCCGTGCAGCACCACAATCAGTGCGGACGACTCCAACTGGGGCCAGCACGCCTGAGGTGCGTCAGCCAGCATCAAAACACCGTCGGGATGCTCGCGGCCACTGACCTTGGCGAAGGCTTCGCGGCTCAGGTCGGTGGCCTCAGCCAGTTGAGCTGCCAGCGCCGCTGCTTCGGGGCTGAACAGCGCCGGGCAAAGGTACAGCTCCTGCGCGGCCCAGCCAGCGGCCAGCGCGCGGGCTGTCTCGCGTGCTCCTTCGATCAGCACGGCCCTCTCCTCCTCCCTTGCTCGGCGGCTGCCCCTGAGCCGGACCAGGCGCTTGACAGTAGGGTTCTGGGTGGAGGTGATGACGGGGGCGGGCATGGGCCACACTATGCCGCATTTTTGACTTTTTTACTCTTCAGAGCTAGTTTGTAATTCGCAGATTACTCTCTCGTCGTCTCTTTGTCCGAGTTACGATTGGGGGGCATGCCCAACCTCCTAGATTTCGGTGAAATGGCGCGTGGTTGGATCCTTGAGGCCGCGCATCTGGTCGCTACCCTGGCAGAACTGGCCGCAGTAGTGATCGTGGTCGCAGCCTTGCTGGAGGGCCTGTGGCGCTCTGCCAAAGTGTTTATGCAGCGCGACCAGGTGCCGGATGAACTCAAGGAATCGCTGCGGCTTCAGCTGGGCCGCTGGCTGGCAATTGCTCTGGAATTTCTGCTGGCCGCCGACATCATGCTCACTGCTGTGGCACCCACCTGGGAAGAAATCGGCAAGCTGGCGGCCATCGCCACCATCCGGACGGCACTGAACTTTTTCCTGCAAAAAGAGATTGAGGCGCATGAGCAGCGGCATGGGCGCACCACGCACCCGGACCATACCTGAAGCCCGCCCCTGAACTAAGCTAGGGGTATGAGCACTGCATTTATCGGCCTGGGCGCCATGGGCTACCCAATGGCCCGCCACCTGGCTGCCCAGGAAGACACCCTGGTCTGGAACCGCACCTTTGCCCGCGCTGAGGCGCATGAAGCCGAATATGGCAGTGAGGCCCGGCCCCTGACGGAGCTGGCCCAGGCGGACATTATCTTCAGCTGCTTGCCGACCAGCACCGAGGTCTGGGAGGTGCTGCGCGCGCTGGACGGCTACCTGATGCCTGACACCGTCTGGGTTGACTGTACCAGCGGCCATCCCGCCGAGGCACCACGGCAAGCCGCCTGGCTCAAGGAGCGCGGCGTGGCGTGGCTGGACGCCCCCGTTTCAGGCGGCGTGGCGGGCGCGGAGGCCGGAACCCTCACGGTGATGGTCGGCGGTGACGCGGCAGCGCTGGAGCGGGTACGGCCCCGGCTGGCCTTTGCCGGCAAAACCGTGCATGTGGGCGGCGTCGGAGCCGGATTTGCGGTCAAGGCCGTCAACAATACGCTGCTGGCCGTCAACCTCTGGGCCGCCGGCGAGGGGCTGGCTGCTCTGAAGGCTGCAGGGGTAGATCTGAGCGCTGCCCTGGACGTGATCAATGCATCGTCGGGCCGGTCCAACGCCACCGAGAATCTGATTGGACAGCGGGCCCTGACCCGCGAGTTTCCGGCCACCTTCGCCCTAGGGCTGCTGGCCAAAGACGTGGGCATTGGGCTGGACCTGGTCGCCACGCACAAGGGCAGCGCTCCCCTGCTCGGCCAGACCGCTGGGCTGTACCGCGCGGCTGAGCGGATGGTCGGCGCGGCTGAGGACCATACCGCCGCACTCAAGCTGATAGAACAGATGAACGATGTGGAGCTCACATGACTGATCCTCAATTTTCGGTGGCCACTGACGGTGGCCTGGACGCCTTCAGCGGCCTGAACAACGCGGTGCCGGTCGCGCCTTTCTCGGTGAACTTCGGTGACGAGAGCCACGCCATGCACGAGCTGCCCAGGCGTGAACTGATGGACCGGATTCTGGCTGGTAACCCCCACCCCAGCACCTCGCAGCCCACGCCACAGGCCTGGATGGACGCCTACCGCGAAGCAGCCGAGCACAGTTCCAAGGTGGTGGCGCTGACCATCAGCCCCGGTCTTTCGGGCAGTGCCAACGCTGCCGAGCAGGCCCGTGAGTTGTCAGGGTTGGATGTCACGCTGCTCAACTCCGGCAGCCTGAGTGCGGCGCAGGCCTTTGTGCTGCACGCCCTGAATGCCGCTGCCGAGCGCGGCGAAAGCCTGGACACCGCCCAGCGCTGGGCCGAAGAGGTGCGCGAGGAGACTGAGCTCTACTTCACGGTCGAGACCTTAGAGTTCCTGAAGCGCGGCGGGCGGATCGGGAAGGTACAGGCGGCGCTTGGGGGACTCCTGAACCTCAAGCCAGTCATCACGGTGGAAAAACCGGCTGGGATCTATACCACTGTCGCCAAGGCCCGGGGGTACAAAGGCGCGATCCGCGAGATCGCCGCGCAACTGACGCGCCGCTACGGTGAGGGTACTCCGCTACGGCTGGGCCTGCTGGAAGGCTCACACCCTGAGGACACCGATCTGCTGCGCTCTGAGATTGCGGCGCGTCATCCGGTCGTCTGGGAAGGCCGCGCTGGGGTCAATGGCGCGCTGATCGTCCATACCGGACCGCGGGCCTGTGGGGTGGCGGCCGCGCCAGGAGCCTGGCCTTGGGAGCGCTAGCGGTTCAACTGCTCGGTGCCGAACATCCGCTGGCAGGAGAATGGCTGCGTTGGACAGCCTGGCATCCTGAACTGCGGGTGACCGCCCTGGTGGCTCCAGCGAGAGCGGGCGACACGGCTGAGGAACTGCACCCCTCCTTGTTCGGCTGGCGTGGCCTAGCCGCACAGACGGAAGCTGGCTCTGCCGACGTGACGGTCATCCTGCCGGACTGGGATAGAGCGGTGCCGCCAGATGCCGGGCAACAGGTAGATTTTCGGTCGGGAGCCAGCGGCGCAGCGGTCTTGCCGGAACTGAGAGGACCGTCCGATCTGACTCTACTTGCAGGACTGCCACCCCGCACGCTGGCAGCGGCGCTGGCGCTGGAACCTCTCCTTCAGGGCCGGGTGGTGTCCCCACGTGAACCCATTGGGCACCGGCTGAGCGGGGAGGAACTGGCGGCGCTGCGCCCGCTCCTGAGGGGGCACTTCAGCTTTGAAGCATGGGAGGGCGAGGGCCTGCGGATTCCCCTGTTCGAGGGCTACTCGGAACACGATGCGCTGGCCGCCTACCGGGACACGTTCAGGGGCCACCCCTGGGTACGGCTGCGGCGCGACCTCCAAATCCCTCAGGGTGTCGAGGGAAGCCCGGCCTGTGAGCTGAGCCTACGCGTGCTGGAACGCGAGGACCCGGAGATTCCTATTCCGCTGCTGGGCGTCACTTCCGCGCTGGACCCCTGGCCTGCACTGGCAGCGCGGGGAGTGGCGGCGCTGAACCTGTCGCGGGGCTGGCCAGCCCTGCTGGGCCTGGTGCCGGAGGCCTGAACAATGTTGCCTGCTTGACAGTTTGCCTGGGCCGCCCTACACTCGCTGAAATGCCACAGCTCAACGCCAACGATAATGACGATCCCACCTAGGGGACGTCGTTACGCTGCTGTTCGCGCCCCCGCCCCGAAACACGGAGCGGGGGCTTTCCTTATCTCACCTCATTCATCTGCCACAGGAGCCACCCACCATGACCACCGAACCTACTCAGGCCGCCCCCGTCCTCCCCCGTACCTTTATCCGTGAGCTGGCTCAGCATGTTGGGCAGACTGTACGGCTGCGCGGCATGATCCTCTCGCGCCGCGATCTGGGGGGGATCCAGTTCGTGACTCTGCGTGACGCGGGCGGCGCCGTGCAGTGTGTCGGCGACCAGTTGAACCTGGACCTGCCCCTGCCGGAAAGCAGCGTAGAAATCATAGGGACCGTGCGCCCGCACCCCAAGCGCGGGGGCGAGGTCGAAGTGCAGATGCAGGCCATGACAGTCATTGCCGCCGCGGCTGAACCTACGCCAGTCGAGCTGCCCAAGCTGGAGCGGGTTCACGCCGACACCCTACTGAACCACCGCGCCGTGACGGTGCGTGGCCTGAAGGAGCGCGCGGCGCTGCGGGTTCAGGCCGAACTGCTGGCGGGCTTCCGCGAAACCCTGTCAGGCATGGGCTTTACCGAGATCAGCACGCCCAAGATCGTGGAGGCCGGGGCCGAGGGGGGCGCTGGCCTCTTTACGGTGGACTACTTCGGGGAACCCGCTTACCTGGCCCAGAGCCCGCAGCTGTACAAGCAGATGATGGTGGGAGCTTTCGAGCGGGTGTTTGAGGTGGCTCCCGTCTTCCGGGGCGAGTCGCACAACACCAGCCGCCACCTGACCGAGTACCTCAGCCTGGACGCTGAACTGGGTTTTATTGATTCGGAAGAAGACGTGATGGACGCCGAAACTGAGGTGCTGCGCGGGATGCTGGCCCGCGTGCAGGAGCGCTGCGGCCCCGAACTGGCCCTGCTGGGCGCAGAGCTGCCGCAAGTCCCAGAGCGCATCCCCCGGATTCCCTTGCTGGAAGCCCGCGCCACGGTGGAGCGCGAGTTCGGACACCTGGTGGGCGGCAAGGACTTGGACCCTGAAGGCGAGCGGCTGCTGGGCGAGTGGGCGGGGCGTGAACTGGGCAGTGATTTTGTGTTCGTCACCAAGTTTCCGCAGGCGGCGCGGCCCTTTTATACCCACCCGGACGGTGAGATGGACGGCGTGCCGGTGACACGCGGTTTCGACTTGCTGCTGCGTGGCCTGGAAATCACGTCGGGCGGACAGCGTATCCATGACCCGGAAATGCTGCGCCGGAGCATCGAGGCGTATGGCCTGAACCCCGAGTCGCTGCGGGCCTACGCGGAGGTCTTCCGCTATGGGATGCCTCCACACGGCGGCTTCGCCATCGGCGCCGAGCGGCTCACCGCCCTGCTGCTGGGCCTGAGCAACGTGCGGATGGCGCGGGCATTTCCGCGTGACCGCACCCGCTTGCAGCCCTGAACCGAGCATGGATCACCCACCGCGCCGGAGCCTTGCTTTTCCGGCGCGACTTTTCGTGGCTGGAAGGTAGGCTGGGAACATGACAATGGAACACGAACTGGACATCGCGGTGCGCCTGGCGCGGGAAGCCGGCGCAGTGACCGAAGCTTTCCGCGCTCAGGGCTTCAAGGTTGAGCATAAGACCGGGGCCGACGATCCGGTGACCGAGGGCGACCGCGCCGCCTCGGCGCTGCTGATGCGGGAGCTGGCACGGGCTTTTCCGGGCGACGGCCTGCTGTCCGAAGAAGAAGCCGACGCCCCCGAGCGCCTGAGCCGCTCCCGAACCTGGCTGATAGACCCGATTGACGGCACCAAGGAATACGCGGACGGGAGCCCCGATCACTGTGTCTCGCTGGGGCTGGCGGTGGACGGTGAACCGGTGCTGGGGGTGATCTACGCGCCGCAGACAGATGAGCTGTTTGCCGGGGCGGTGGGCCTGGGCGTCACCAAGAACGGTGAGCGGGTGACGCTGCGTGACCACCAGCCCTACGTGATTGCCACCTCGGTGACCGAGACTCGCCGCGAACTGCGTGACCTCCCCTTGCCCGGTATGCGCCCAAGCGGGTCTACCGCCCTGAAACTGGCCCGTATCGCGGCAGGTGAGGCCGACGCCACCTTTACCATGTCGCCCCGCGCCGAGTGGGACATCGCCGCCGGGCACGCGCTGCTGCGGGCGCAGGGCGGCGACCTGACCCGCCGGAATGGACAGCCGGTGCGCTACAACCAGACCCGGCCCTATCTGGAACAGGGCTTCGTGGCCGGACACCCGGCGGCTCTGACCTGGCTGCGCCGCGAGTTGGAGCGGCTGGAGATCCCCAGCGGCGTGCTGTGCCTGGACGCCGACGCCCAAGGCCGGCGCCGCCACGTCCGGGTGACAGGCGGACGCGAACTGGCCTGGCTGGTGACCGGGCCGGGCACGGACGGCCCCGACACGGTGCTGGAGGCTGGCGGCGACGCCTTTCACCTGGAGCGGCTGACCCGCGACGTGCGCCGCGGCAAAGACGCCCTGGGGTGAGCGGGCAGGCCGCCCTATACTGTCCCGCGTGCGTCTGTGCAAGCTCTCGACCCTGAATTACCGCAATCTGTCGCCCGACACGCTGGATTTTCCAGCCGGGGTGACGGGGGTCTGGGGTGAGAACGGCGCTGGCAAGACCAACCTGCTGGAAGCCGCCTATCTGGCCCTGACCGGACGCACCGAGGCAGGCCGCCTAGAGGAGCTGATCTTGGCTGGACAGACCGAGGCCTATGTCCGTGCCGATGTGCTGGAAAGCGGCAGTCTCAGCGTGCAGGAGGTCGGGATCGGGCGGGGCAAGCGGCAACTGAAAGTAGACGGTGTACGAACCCGTAATGGGGATCTGCCGCGTGGCAGCGCCGTGCTGTTTCGCCCCGAGGACTCGGAACTGGTGTTCGGCGCTCCTTCGCAGCGGCGGGGCTACTTGGACTCCTTGCTCAGCCGCCTGAGTGCCCGGTACGCCGAGCAACTCAGCCGCTACGAACGCACCGTGTCTCAGCGCAATGCTGCACTGCGTGAGGGTCAGGACTGGGCCTTGGATGTCTGGGACGAACCGCTGGGCACCCTGGGACGGGGCATCATGGAATTTCGGCAGCGTGCTGCGGGCCGCCTGGAGGAACTGGCGCAAGGAGCCAATGCCGAGCTGGGCAGCCGTAAAACCCTGCGGGTCCAGTTGACCGAGAGTGCCGACCCCGAGCGCTACGTGGAGCAACTGCGCGCCCGCCGTGCCGAGGAACTGGCGCGTGGCCTCACCCTGACGGGGCCACACCGTGACGATCTGGCGTTGTCCTTGGGCGACATGAGCGCCGGAACCTACGCCAGCCGGGGCGAGGGCCGCACGGCTGCACTGGCCCTGCGCTACGCCGAGATGCAGCTCCTCACCGAGCGCTTTGGTGAACCTCCAGTTCTCCTGATTGATGACTGGACCGCCGAACTGGACCCGCAGCGCCGTCAGTTCCTGTTGGACCTTGCGGCGTCGGTGCCGCAAGCCATTGTCACCGGAACCGAGCGTCCACCTGGGGCGGCGTTGCTGCTGCACGCCGCAGCTGGACGCTTCAGTCCGCTTACTGAGGGAAACCGCGATGGACGATAAGCCCTACCGCCAGGGGCCCAGTTTCCGCACCCGTGCCCGCTCCGGCAAGCGCCAGGGTGACCTGCGCAGCGTCGGCGACTTGATGAATGCCACGCTGGGAAAAAATGGGCTGGGTTTCGGGGTGCGCCGCGCCCAGGCCATTTTGATCTGGCCGCAGGCGGTGGGCCCGGAGGTGGCCCGGCTGACCCGCGCCCGGTCCTTTCAGTTCGGCACCCTGCATATCGAGGCGCGGGACTCGGCGGCGGCCCATCACCTCAGCATGCAGCGGCACCATTTCCTGGCGCGGCTGAATGAACTGCTGCGGGCCCAGACTGCGCCCGGTACCGAGCCGGAACTGGTCAGCGAGATTCGCTTCGGAACCGGCTGGGCAGCCGAGAAGCCCTCGGCGGGTGGCGGTGGACCGCTGGCTGGCAGTGTGCTGCCGCCCCTCACCGCTGAGGACCGTGCCCAGGCTGCCCGCGCGGCCCAGGTGGTTGGCGAAGACTTACGCGGCCCCGCCCAGCAGGCTGCCGAGGCAGTGGCCCGCGCCCAACGCTGGCGTGAGCAGCAAGGCTGGACCCCCTGCCCAGTCTGCGAGGTACCCAGCCCACATACGCCGTGTCGCCCGTGTCAGCGCCTGCTGCGTGATCCTCTGATTCGGCGGGCAACCGACGAATTGCTGCGTCAGCCCGAAGCGCTGCGTGGCCTGGAAGATCGGCTGGGCGCCAGTGGTGAGCAGGCGGCCCGTTTTCTGGCTATTGAGGCACTGGAAGGCCAGCTGACGGTACTGGCCCTGGAGTGCGTACAGAGTGGCGGTGCCGAGCAGTACCGCGAGTTCCTGGAGCAACAATGCGGCAAATTGCTGGCGCTGCTGGGCCGCAAGTCAGTGGCTGAGGTAGTGGCAGCGGACTACGCCGGGTTGCCAGGTCCGGTGCGGCAGGTGCTGATGGCAGGCCGCGCGGCTGACCGTCGCCGCTGAAGCCCTAAAGCTTCGCTCAGGACCGGTTTAGAACTTTACAACGTTTGCCCCTGGTGCTGCGGCGTATGGTAGGCCAATGACCGAGCCAGCCACCGGGAGCATTCCACAGGCCCACTTGCCCGACCAGCCCGTGCAGTTGCGTGCGGCGGTCCTGACGGTCAGCGACACCCGGACACCCGAAAACGATCATTCGGGCGCCTTTTTGCGGGCGGCACTGGAGGCCGCTGGGCATCGGGTGCTGGAGACTCGGATCGTGCCCGACGAAGCGCGTGCCATAACCGAGCAGTTGCAGGCCTGGCTGGACGCAGAAGTGGACCTGATTCTCACCACGGGCGGCACGGGCATTACCGGGCGCGACGTGACCATTCCAGCGGTGGAAGCGCTGCTGACCAAGCCACTGCCAGGCTTTGGCGAGCTGTTCCGGATGCTGTCGTATCACGAAGTGGGTGCTGCGGCGATGCTCTCCAGGGCCATAGGTGGCCTGGCTGGACGCAGCCTGATTTTTGCGCTGCCTGGCTCGAAAAATGCGGTTCAGACAGCCTGGGATAGGCTGCTGGTTGGGCAATTGCAACACCTTGCAGCCGAAGTCCATCGGCAAGGCCAGCCCTGATGGAAGAACTGCTCGCCACGCCGTTCTGGACGCGCTTCAATCTATATTTCGTGGCAACCTGGGTGGTCCTGACACTGTACTGGCTGGTTCGGATCGCCTTTGAGGCGCGGCGGCGGCAGCGCCCAGCCGTTACGCTGTGGGCCATTCCCGGGCTGCTGCTGCTGGGTCTGGCTCCGCTGCTGGAAGTCCCAGTGCTGTTTGGGCTAGGTGCAGCCTTGCTGCTTGCGGCAGAATGGTGGCCGCGCTCTTTCGCCCCGGCCACAGGGCGGCCCCAGTGGGTCTGGGGATTGATCCTGGCAGTTCTGGGTGCAGGAACTCTGCTGATTTCTCCTGTCACCTTCCTGAGTGCGTTGGTCGGTACTGGGCTGGCGCTGGGTGGTCTGGCCTGGCTGCTGGCAGGTTTACTCTGGCCCCCGCCACGGCAGGCCCAAACCTGGCTTCCCCCCAGCGTCATGCACAAGGTCCATTCCCCGACCTTCGGGACCGAAGTCCGCTGGCAAGCCGCCCACGTTCCTATCCCGCCCGAGCTGGAGGTCACCCTGGCACAGGGCCATATCCTGCTGCGCAATACGGCGAGTGAGTCGCTCTGGCTGCGGGGTTGGACGCCGGCAGGCCGCAACGCCTTTCGCGCCCTGAACCGGACCATCGACCCCGGCGAGGACCACCGCCTGATCCGCGAGATCGGGCAGGCCGGCGTGCGCGTCTGGTATAGCCCGCCAGACAGCCCGGAAGTGCGCCTGCTGCGGGCAGATTGGACCGAACACGACCAGAGCCGTACCCTGCATTAGACGGACCACCCAGCAGGAGCGGCAAGCCAATCAAAATATCTGCGGCCCAGCTCCGGGACAAGCTTCACGGGACAGCCCGCGCCCCAGCGCGTTACACTGCCGGTCATGGTTGAAGTCGCCGCTGCCCCCACGCTGACAGTGGCGTTTCTGGCTGGGCTGCTCTCATTTCTCAGTCCCTGTGTCTTGCCGCTGGTGCCGTCCTACTTGGGTGTGATCGGCGGCACCCGAGTACCGCTGATCCGGGCACTGGGCTTTATCGCGGGCTTTGGGCTGGTGTTTGTCGCCCTGGGCGCCACCGCCAGTGCGCTGGAAGCCTTGCTGGCGCCGCATAAGATGCTGCTGGGCCGCCTGGCCGGGCTACTGATTATCTTTTTCGGGCTGGTCATGCTGGGTGTGATTCGCCTGCCCTGGCTGATGCGCGATACTCGCGATCTGAGCGGTGCCGACCGCTACGGCCCAGTGGCCCTGGGCGCGGCCTTTGCCTTTGGTTGGAGTCCCTGTCTGGGGCCAGCCCTGGGCAGCATCCTGGGCCTGGCGGCCAGTACGAGTTCGCTTACCCAGGGGGTGTGGCTGCTGCTGACCTACACTGCCGGGTTAGCCGTGCCCTTCTTACTGACCGCCCTCCTATGGGACCGGATCAACCTGCGTGGGCTGAACCGCTATGCCGGAATCTTTGAAAAAGTCGGCGGAGCCTTGCTGGTCGTGTTCGGGCTGCTGATGGTGACTGGATATTTCACTCTACTGTCCAGCTTTTTCTATGAGCTGATGCCGGAGTGGCTACGAATTTGAGCGACCCTGCACCCCAGCTGGAATATGCGGTGCAACTGCGGGATGTCTGGCTGCGCTTGGGCCGGGACGCTGTGCTGCGTGGGGTAAATCTGGATCTTCCGAAGGGCGAACACCTCACACTGCTGGGGGCCAATGGCGCGGGCAAAACCACCTTGCTGCGGGTGCTGGCCTCGGCATTGCGCCCCACGCGGGGGGAGGGCCGTATCCTAGGCTATGACCTGCGCGACAGCCGGGCGGTGCGTGAGCTGGTGCATCTGATGCCAGTAGATGGGGCGCTGTACCCCGATCTGACCTGCGCCGAGAATCTGGCCTTTGCCCTGCGGATGCATGGGCGCAGTATGACAGTGACGGATGCTGCCCTGGCACGGGTGGGCTTAAGTCAAGCTGCGGACCGCCGCACCCGTTTTATCTCGGCGGGCATGCGTAAGCGGCTGGCCCTGGCCCGTGCCTGGACATTGGCACAGCCGCTCACACTGGTGGATGAACCGTTTGCCAATCTGGATGCAGCGGGGCGAAGGCTGGCCCTGGAACTGCTGGGCGACCTGGCCGCAGGGGGAAGCACCCTGGTCATCGCGGCGCACGAGCCTGAACTGGCGGCGCAGTTGGCTCCACGGTCGCTCTACCTCGCAGGCGGCGTGCTATTGGAAGGCGGACCATGAGCGCCCTCAACACCGTCTGGACGGTGGCGGCCAGGGACCTCACCCTGGCTGGGCGCACACGCGATGTACTGCTGGCAACCGCTTTCTATGTGGCGCTGGTTTTGTTGGTGCAGGGGTTTGCGCTGGGCGCGCCGGATGGACGCTCAGCCAGCGCGACAGCCAATCTGGCTGCCGGAGTGGTCTGGACCGCCCTTACGCTGGCCTCGGCAGTCGCCGCAGGCCGCGCTTTCTCCGCGGAGGCTGAAGCCGGAGCCCTGGAACAACTGCTGCTGTATCCAGCGCCTCTGGCCGCGGTGTATCTCGGCAAGTTGCTGGGCGTGCTGCTGCCGCTGCTGCTGATCGGGGCGGCCACACTTCCACTGGGCCTGGGCCTATTCGGCGTCTGGGGTGGTGAAGACCAGCCACCACTGCCCTGGCTCAGTCTGTACGGGGTAATGGCCTTGGGCACAGTTGGCCTGGCCGCCACCAGCACCTTTTACTCCAGCCTGACAGTGAATCTCCGCGCCCGCGAAGCGCTGCTGCCTGCGCTAGCCTTTCCCCTGTTGATTCCCCTGGTGATCGCCCTGGTACGTATCACCGCCACGCTGCTTTCGGGCGGATGGACGGCTGAAGCATGGGCCTGGGCGGCTTTCCTGTTGGCCTTCAATATAGGAACGTTGGTGCTGGCTGCTTGGCTGTTTCCATACGCCGTGGAAGGGTAACACATCTTAACGCCACATCTTGCTCTGTAATTCGTATATTAGATCTGGGTCCAAAGAGAACCGGGCTTGCTCTAGGCCACCCGGCTCTCGTTCACCGTTTACTTCAGAGCGCCATGCTCATGCAGGTATTCTGCGATCTGTACTGCGTTCAGCGCCGCACCTTTCAGTAGTTGATCGCCCGCCACAAACAGCTCGATGCCCTGGTCGAATACCAGGCTCTGGCGAATACGCCCCACTTCCACATCGTATTTGCC
The sequence above is a segment of the Deinococcus radiophilus genome. Coding sequences within it:
- a CDS encoding YbjN domain-containing protein, with product MTTETALLTLDTLANYLKERDVQLEMDQNPETGQRFIRMGWRFEMGDAAVLVSVNDGPQNTSRLEITCVTQKTYEGRMQEVMEMLNLRNRERAFSRSIDQQGNVWLEYVGFYPTLAEMPQETFDTLFGGVLMHFQDDYAALEGVQLQPQQPQA
- a CDS encoding TrmH family RNA methyltransferase → MPAPVITSTQNPTVKRLVRLRGSRRAREEERAVLIEGARETARALAAGWAAQELYLCPALFSPEAAALAAQLAEATDLSREAFAKVSGREHPDGVLMLADAPQACWPQLESSALIVVLHGLEKPGNVGAILRTVDGVGADGVLVLGRGADVFGPNVIRASQGSVFNVPLVQAEEAEAWTWLEEEGFRLVACTPDAPQTLWDADLTGRVALLLGTEHAGLPAEWRATEYAVSIPMRGQADSLNVSTAAAVVLYEALRQRR
- a CDS encoding DUF1622 domain-containing protein, with protein sequence MPNLLDFGEMARGWILEAAHLVATLAELAAVVIVVAALLEGLWRSAKVFMQRDQVPDELKESLRLQLGRWLAIALEFLLAADIMLTAVAPTWEEIGKLAAIATIRTALNFFLQKEIEAHEQRHGRTTHPDHT
- a CDS encoding NAD(P)-dependent oxidoreductase, with translation MSTAFIGLGAMGYPMARHLAAQEDTLVWNRTFARAEAHEAEYGSEARPLTELAQADIIFSCLPTSTEVWEVLRALDGYLMPDTVWVDCTSGHPAEAPRQAAWLKERGVAWLDAPVSGGVAGAEAGTLTVMVGGDAAALERVRPRLAFAGKTVHVGGVGAGFAVKAVNNTLLAVNLWAAGEGLAALKAAGVDLSAALDVINASSGRSNATENLIGQRALTREFPATFALGLLAKDVGIGLDLVATHKGSAPLLGQTAGLYRAAERMVGAAEDHTAALKLIEQMNDVELT
- a CDS encoding DegV family protein, which codes for MTDPQFSVATDGGLDAFSGLNNAVPVAPFSVNFGDESHAMHELPRRELMDRILAGNPHPSTSQPTPQAWMDAYREAAEHSSKVVALTISPGLSGSANAAEQARELSGLDVTLLNSGSLSAAQAFVLHALNAAAERGESLDTAQRWAEEVREETELYFTVETLEFLKRGGRIGKVQAALGGLLNLKPVITVEKPAGIYTTVAKARGYKGAIREIAAQLTRRYGEGTPLRLGLLEGSHPEDTDLLRSEIAARHPVVWEGRAGVNGALIVHTGPRACGVAAAPGAWPWER
- the aspS gene encoding aspartate--tRNA(Asn) ligase, with the translated sequence MTTEPTQAAPVLPRTFIRELAQHVGQTVRLRGMILSRRDLGGIQFVTLRDAGGAVQCVGDQLNLDLPLPESSVEIIGTVRPHPKRGGEVEVQMQAMTVIAAAAEPTPVELPKLERVHADTLLNHRAVTVRGLKERAALRVQAELLAGFRETLSGMGFTEISTPKIVEAGAEGGAGLFTVDYFGEPAYLAQSPQLYKQMMVGAFERVFEVAPVFRGESHNTSRHLTEYLSLDAELGFIDSEEDVMDAETEVLRGMLARVQERCGPELALLGAELPQVPERIPRIPLLEARATVEREFGHLVGGKDLDPEGERLLGEWAGRELGSDFVFVTKFPQAARPFYTHPDGEMDGVPVTRGFDLLLRGLEITSGGQRIHDPEMLRRSIEAYGLNPESLRAYAEVFRYGMPPHGGFAIGAERLTALLLGLSNVRMARAFPRDRTRLQP
- a CDS encoding 3'(2'),5'-bisphosphate nucleotidase CysQ family protein, producing MTMEHELDIAVRLAREAGAVTEAFRAQGFKVEHKTGADDPVTEGDRAASALLMRELARAFPGDGLLSEEEADAPERLSRSRTWLIDPIDGTKEYADGSPDHCVSLGLAVDGEPVLGVIYAPQTDELFAGAVGLGVTKNGERVTLRDHQPYVIATSVTETRRELRDLPLPGMRPSGSTALKLARIAAGEADATFTMSPRAEWDIAAGHALLRAQGGDLTRRNGQPVRYNQTRPYLEQGFVAGHPAALTWLRRELERLEIPSGVLCLDADAQGRRRHVRVTGGRELAWLVTGPGTDGPDTVLEAGGDAFHLERLTRDVRRGKDALG
- the recF gene encoding DNA replication/repair protein RecF (All proteins in this family for which functions are known are DNA-binding proteins that assist the filamentation of RecA onto DNA for the initiation of recombination or recombinational repair.); translation: MSRVRLCKLSTLNYRNLSPDTLDFPAGVTGVWGENGAGKTNLLEAAYLALTGRTEAGRLEELILAGQTEAYVRADVLESGSLSVQEVGIGRGKRQLKVDGVRTRNGDLPRGSAVLFRPEDSELVFGAPSQRRGYLDSLLSRLSARYAEQLSRYERTVSQRNAALREGQDWALDVWDEPLGTLGRGIMEFRQRAAGRLEELAQGANAELGSRKTLRVQLTESADPERYVEQLRARRAEELARGLTLTGPHRDDLALSLGDMSAGTYASRGEGRTAALALRYAEMQLLTERFGEPPVLLIDDWTAELDPQRRQFLLDLAASVPQAIVTGTERPPGAALLLHAAAGRFSPLTEGNRDGR